From the genome of Falco biarmicus isolate bFalBia1 chromosome 2, bFalBia1.pri, whole genome shotgun sequence:
ggcggcggcggcgcacCTCCGTCTGGCGGGGCCCTGGGCAAGATGGCGGCCTCGGCAGAGCCTTCCGCGCACGGCCCGCGCCGCAGGCCCCGACCTCGCgcagcggcggcggctccgccaCCCGAACGGCGTGACGCGCTCCCCGCCCCCGTCCCCCCGGGCTGTCACTCACGCCGCAGCGGCAAGGCCGCGGCCCGCCTGCCCCCACCCCTATATGTGCGGCGAGgaaggttgggggggggggggggggaagggggatggTGGCGCGTGTGCGCGCGCGCGGCCGTTTCACGTCGGTTAGGCTCGAGCGGGTTCCATTGTGACCCGCCGGGCGAACCGCGCGGAGAGCCCGGATAATGACGTCAGCGCGGCCGCTGCCTTCTGGGCCCGGtccggcctggcccggccctccgctccgccgccgccgcgctgggccccgtgggggtgggggcggcgTGCTGGGGTCGCTCCTCTGGCGCGTCCCCTTGGGCCCGGCGGCGGCCTTTAAGCGGTGGCGAGCGGCGCCGCGCCGCCCTCGGGTTGCCGTGCGGGAGGCCCGGCGGACAAAGCCggggggaggagggcagaggCGCCCTCGCGGCCCGGGACGGGCCCGGGGTCTGCAGGGCCCTGGGCAAGCAGGGGGAGGGGCGGGGTTGCCCGCCGCGCGTGCGGCGGTTGCACCGGGCGGCGCTGCTGCGGCCGGGCCGTTGCTCGGGCCCCGGCCCCCCGTAGGCCTCGGGCCCGCCGGCGGACAGCGGGCTTTGGGCAGGGCCTGGGAGCTGGCATGGACGGGCACAGGGACAGGGCTTCGTGCCTCGCCGCAGCGCTGCCTCCGGCAGAACGGAGACTGCTTAGGGGACACCGGCACTTAAAAAGCCACTTGGGTCTTTTATTGCTCTTGTTCCTTACGTACATATGTGACTATGAATCATAGTAGAGCCCTAGTCTGAGTAGGTACTCTATGTAGCAATCTGGGAGACATTAAACCTGGAtttaaaatctggaaaaatgGCAAAGCGCATCTTGTGGAAGGACAGAAGTTTGGCAGACATGGGGAACTTGATCAAGAGAGTACCTGAAATGGAgcttaatgtttcattttgtttgtctgtATTCCAGGGTCAAAGTCTTGTTTCAACATCATCATTCAAGAACTTCAGAGCAGGAAGTGAAAAGTACAGTATCCAGGTGAAAACCAGGAGGAATTTAGCTTGCATGGGTTGGAATTTGCTCAAGAGGCTAGGGCTAACAGCCTTAACTCCTGTGCAAAATGTTTATCTTTTGGACCATGCAGTGACAAAGACTAAAATACTGCTTGCTCAttgcaggagctgtgggtgggtgtttttctgtaaaaagcTAGAGCTCAAAACCAAGTGCTGATGTCTGCTGCTATTTCCTATTTTAACCAAGTTAAGggttagtctttttttttttttttcctaatcactAGTTGTATCATGTGAGAAGGAAATCTGAAGTATATGTCTGCGTTAACCACTCAGTGAACAAAACAAAGGATGCAGCTGCTTCATCACTGTACAAATGCAACAGTTTATTTACTGAAAGAATAGGtttacatgcattttcttcatCAACAATAAAAACAAGCCATACCCATGGTGAAAATCTGTGTAAATGTAAGCCTGTTCATGCTCAGGTTAGAAATATGTGCAATCATAGAAAGAGCAGCCCTTTTATTTTAGTGATTTTTCATGCCTCTGAGCATGTCATTGTGgcctcctttttccttttgtcccTTATGAATTACTTTGGGCTTTCCCTGCTATTTCCAATTTATCCAGTTTGTTTTCCTggcaaagcatttaa
Proteins encoded in this window:
- the LOC130144583 gene encoding uncharacterized protein LOC130144583 isoform X3; its protein translation is MAASAEPSAHGPRRRPRPRAAAAAPPPERRDALPAPVPPGCHSRRSGKAAARLPPPLYGQSLVSTSSFKNFRAGSEKYSIQS
- the LOC130144583 gene encoding uncharacterized protein LOC130144583 isoform X1, with protein sequence MAASAEPSAHGPRRRPRPRAAAAAPPPERRDALPAPVPPGCHSRRSGKAAARLPPPLYGQSLVSTSSFKNFRAGSEKYSIQLYHVRRKSEVYVCVNHSVNKTKDAAASSLYKCNSLFTERIGLHAFSSSTIKTSHTHGENLCKCKPVHAQVRNMCNHRKSSPFILVIFHASEHVIVASFFLLSLMNYFGLSLLFPIYPVCFPGKAFKITAPIMH
- the LOC130144583 gene encoding uncharacterized protein LOC130144583 isoform X2, whose translation is MAASAEPSAHGPRRRPRPRAAAAAPPPERRDALPAPVPPGCHSRRSGKAAARLPPPLYGQSLVSTSSFKNFRAGSEKYSIQVKTRRNLACMGWNLLKRLGLTALTPVQNVYLLDHAVTKTKILLAHCRSCGCIM